The genomic region TTTAAAATGGAGATGTAATTCTCATCAATAAATACTTCCTTTACAAAAGGAAAATGAAAAAGACCGCTGGCAAGAGGCGAGTTTTTAGCTTCTTCAATATTTTTAAATTCGTAGGTAGAAAGCACAAGTTTTTTATTGCATACAAACTTTAAAGCAGCCGGGTTGGGAGTGCTTTCGGCGTATACGGTCACTGGTACTTTAGAAGGTGTGTTTTCATCCTCGATAATTACGGGCTCTCCAGAATTTAAATAATTTTCAATTTGTTCTGCAACTTCATTTTGAACATCTGGCCACTCCACGATGTCGTATCTTTCCACTGCTACAAAATTTCCCGAGATATATACAGTTTTGGTAAAAGGAAGGTAAAAAAGCTGCTTCGCTAAGGGTGAATTTTTAGCTTCATCTACATTTTTAAACTCGTAATTTTGCTTCCGGGTTAAAAATTTATTGGCTTCAAATTTAACGATTGCCGGGCGGTTGGTAGGCTGTATTTTTATTTTAAAGGATTCCATTTCATCTAATTTATGGCAAAATTACGAAACATAAGCCATCTTTTAATATATTTGGAGGCATAACCTACTAATTTAAAATACGCTAATGGCTTTTTTCGCTAGATTTGGTGCTTTTGTACTATTGGTTCTTTCCCTTGCTAATACTTATGCCCAAGAGGGTATTCCTGTATATTTCGATTATTTATCAGATAATTATTATTTAATCCATCCTTCCATGGCCGGTGTAAGCCAGGGCGGCAAAATTCGTCTCACAGCTAGAAAACAATGGTTCGATGTGGAACGAGCCCCTGCTTTGCAAACTATGAGTGCAAATGTTAGGGTGGGTGAGAAAAGTGGAGTTGGAGCGATTTTGTTCAACGACCGAAATGGATATCATTCGCAAACTGGAATGAAGCTTACTTATGCACATCATCTAACGTTATCTGATTATAGGGACGGAGTAAATCAACTTTCTTTTGGTCTTAATGTTGGCTTTCTTCAAAGTAGATTGGACGAATCGGAATTTGTGTCTATTATTCCAGACCCAATTATTACTGGAACAAGTAACAATGTAAATTACTTTAATATCGATGCAGGGATGTCTTATAACTTTTTAGAGTTTTATGCACATTTCACGGTGCGTAATCTGCTAGGAAGTGGAAGGGATCTCTATTCTGCGGAAGAAATTGATAACCTTAGGCGTTATTTGTTTTCTGCCGGGTATGTGTTTGGTAAGAACCTCTGGCAGGTAGAACCATCTTTTCTTTTGCAATTTGCGGAATATACCGAAGAATCTTCGGTGGATTTAAACGCGAAAGTATATAGGGAGCTTGATTTTGGCACTGTATGGGGCGGATTGTCCTATCGAAGAAGCTTCGACGGAGCACAATATGAAATAGGTGGAGGTACTACTTCACAAAAACTTCAATTGGTCACACCGTTTATTGGCGTTAACCTCAAGCATTTTATGTTCTCTTACAATTACTCTTATCAACAAGGGGATATCCGCTTTGATGAAGGCGGATTTCATCAAATAACCATTGGTTACGATTTCGGTCAAGGAGAGAAGCGATATAATTGTAAATGCCCTGCGGTAAATTAATGTGCTAACGTTACCTTTGTGTAAACGAAGGGAATATGATAGTAAAAGGAGTTAACGGAAAACATCCGTCTTTTGGGAAAGACATTTTTCTTGCTGAAAACGCCACCGTTGTCGGCGATGTAGAAATGGGCGACTATTGCAGTGTATGGTTTAATGCTGTAGTGCGAGGCGATGTGCATTACATAAAAATTGGCAACAAAGTAAATATTCAAGACGGGGCCGTAATTCATTGTACCTATAAAAAATACCCTACCACTATTGGCAATAATGTATCTATTGGTCATAATGCCATCGTTCATGGTTGTACCATACAGGATAACGTGCTTATTGGTATGGGAAGCATCGTTATGGATAATTGTGTGGTAGAAAGCAACGCCATTATAGCCGCTGGGGCAGTGGTAACCCAGAATACCAGGGTGGAATCAGGCGCTATTTATGCGGGGGTTCCCGCTAAGAAAGTAAAAGATATCAGTGAAGATCTCAGTAAGAATGAAGTGGAGCGCATTGCAAATAGTTATGTAACCTACGCATCTTGGTTTAAAGGAGATTAATTTTCAAAAACAATATAATTTCTATTTTTGCTAAAAACAGAAAAACATTTAGTTATGAATGCATATATTTTTCCTGGACAGGGAGCACAATTTGTAGGAATGGGTTTGGATTTATACGAAAAATCGGACCTTGCCAAAAAGTTATTTGAAGAAGCGAACGATATTTTAGGCTTTTCCATTACCGACATTATGTTTAAAGGAACGGCCGAAGATTTAAAACAAACCAAAGTTACACAACCAGCGGTGTTTTTACATTCGGTTATTTTAAGCAAGGTGTTGGGTGGTAGTTTCAATCCAGATATGGTAGCAGGACATTCTTTGGGAGAGCTTTCTGCATTGGTAGCAAACGAAACCTTAAGTTTCGAAGACGGTCTCCAATTGGTTTCCAGAAGAGCTTTGGCTATGCAGAAGGCCTGCGAGATTACTCCAAGTACCATGGCCGCAGTTTTAGGTTTGGAAGATGCTGTGGTGGAGCAGGTTTGTGAGGAGACAGAAGGAATCGTTGTGGCGGCAAATTACAATTGCCCAGGGCAGTTGGTTATTTCTGGAGAAGTGGAAGCTATTAATAAGGCCTGCGAAACGCTTAAAGAAAGAGGAGCTAAGAGAGCATTGGTATTGCCGGTAGGGGGTGCGTTCCATTCCCCGCTAATGGAACCGGCAAGAGAAGAATTGGCTGCCGCTATAGAACAGACTTCATTCAATAAGCCTGTTTGTCCTATTTATCAAAATGTAACCACTACCGCTGTTACAAGTCCAGATGAGATTAAGAAGAATTTAATGGCACAGTTAACGGCACCTGTAAAATGGACACAAAGTGTACAAAATATGGTTAAAGATGGCGCTATTCTTTTCACCGAAGTTGGTCCTGGTAAAGTGCTCCAAGGTTTGGTTAAGAAGATACATAGGGAAGCAGAGGTAACCTCGGCTTAAGGAATTCTTGATTCGAAGCTAATTTTCGTGATGGGTTAACAGCGAATTAACAATTCTAGTTAAATTTGTTTAAATTGTTAAGATTCAATGTTTTTAATATGTATCTTAGGGTTATAACCAAAAAATCTTAAAACATATGTTACGTTGGACAATCATTTTTTTAATAATTGCTATAATAGCTGCAGTATTTGGATTCGGTGGAATTGCCGGAGCTTCTGCAGGGATAGCTAAAATTCTATTTTTCATTTTTGTAGTTTTATTTTTAATTACATTAATAAGTAGAATTGCCAAAAGATAAATAACACTTTAACCATTAAATTTAAACAAGATGAAAAAGATATTCTTAACAATGGCCTTGGTGTTTACATTAGGGGCATTCACGACAAGTTGTAAAGAAAAGAAAGATACACCTGCTGAACAAGTAGAAGAGGCTGCTGAAGACGTAGGGGACGATATCGAGGAAGGTGCCGAAGAAGTTGAAGATGAAATCGACGATATGTCTGATGACAATTAATATAATAAAGAAGCCGCGTTTTAAAACGCGGCTTCTTTATTAAAATATATCAAATAAATATTTTAAGCGGTTAAATTACAATCTTCACAATCCTTAATTTTACCATAATAAGTCTCTCTATATTTGTGAATAGTCTTCATAGGTAAACCCAATAAATGCTTTTTAATGTAAGTAACTCTTACATTAATACTACCCATTTTTTTACTATACCTTTTTTCTAATTTTGTTTTTCTTCTAATCTTTATAAATGCCATAATGTCTATTTGCACTACAAATATCGTAAATATAGTCTTTAAAGTCAAATAGTTATAAATTATGCTTTTGATATTACTAAAGGAAAAATCTATAGTAGGTGCTTGTGTTATTTGTTTTTATAATTGATTTAAGCGATTATATCAGTCAATTTTTGGGTGGATAAAGCAATCTACAATGGAAAATCTTTAATAATTTGTAGATGTGATAATGTGGGTAAGAATCAATTGAGGGATTCTTTTTCTTTAAAAAATAAAAAATAATTAAAATTGAAAATATGAAACAGTCAACAATATTTGGAATTGCATCAGCTATTTTTAGAAAGAGAAAATATAAAATTATTTTTGTTGGAATTCAACTTTTGGTTCTGGCCTATCAAATAATTAAAAAGAAAGACGAACCTAAACGGTTGAATAGTTGATAAGAAGAAGCCGAGATAACTACTGAGGAGAAAAATGTTATAAAAGTAGTTGCTTGAAGTGCTTTTGGGAATAAAGAATCGGATTATCATCTTTTTAATTAATTTTATATTTTTAATTAGATTTTATGAAGATTTTCTTTTCAATAGCCATAAATAAGCTATCAGTCCTTTTGTTATTTACTTCTTTTTTCTTGGGATGTAATATTAAAAAGTCCAATTCATTTCTGAAAAATCCCGAAAGACCGAACATTGTCCTCATACTTGCCGACGATTTGGGGATTCACGATCTAAGTGTAGCAGGGAGTAATTATTACGAAACACCAAATATTGATAGAATAGCCAATGAGGGAACCGTTTTTACCCAAGGGTATGCTTCCAGTAGGGTTTGTAGTCCGTCAAGGGCGAGTATTATGCTTGGAAAATCTACAGCAAGACATGGAATTACCGATTGGATTGGTGCCGCCTCTGGAGAGAACTGGAGAAAGCACAAAAGAAATAATAAACTGCTTCCTGCCGAATACGTTCACGCTCTTCCAGAGAAGGATGTGACGCCTCCTGAAGCTCTAATAACCGGTGGATACACCACCTTTTTTGCTGGAAAATGGCATTTGGGAGATGAGCCTGCGAATCCAGAGAATAACGGTTTCGATGTAAATAAAGGAGGATGGGAAGTAGGGAGTCCTAAAGGGGGATACTTTTCTCCATGGAACAATCCTAAGCTACCCAATGAAACACCGGGTGAAAACCTTTCCATGAGATTGGCTAAAGAGACCAGTAAATTTATAGAAGGAAATAAAGATAAGCCGTTCTTTGTAATGCTGTCTTTTTATGCCGTTCATGGCCCCATACAAACTTCAGAAGAGAGATGGAATAAATATCGCGACAAGGCTGAAATCCAAGGAATAAAAGATAATGGTTTTAAAATGGAACGTGTGCTGCCAATCCGTACCGAGCAGGATAACCCTGTGTATGCTGGTCTTATTGAACAAATGGATGATGCTGTTGGTGTAGTTCTTCAGAAGTT from Galbibacter sp. BG1 harbors:
- the fabD gene encoding ACP S-malonyltransferase, whose translation is MNAYIFPGQGAQFVGMGLDLYEKSDLAKKLFEEANDILGFSITDIMFKGTAEDLKQTKVTQPAVFLHSVILSKVLGGSFNPDMVAGHSLGELSALVANETLSFEDGLQLVSRRALAMQKACEITPSTMAAVLGLEDAVVEQVCEETEGIVVAANYNCPGQLVISGEVEAINKACETLKERGAKRALVLPVGGAFHSPLMEPAREELAAAIEQTSFNKPVCPIYQNVTTTAVTSPDEIKKNLMAQLTAPVKWTQSVQNMVKDGAILFTEVGPGKVLQGLVKKIHREAEVTSA
- a CDS encoding sulfatase: MKIFFSIAINKLSVLLLFTSFFLGCNIKKSNSFLKNPERPNIVLILADDLGIHDLSVAGSNYYETPNIDRIANEGTVFTQGYASSRVCSPSRASIMLGKSTARHGITDWIGAASGENWRKHKRNNKLLPAEYVHALPEKDVTPPEALITGGYTTFFAGKWHLGDEPANPENNGFDVNKGGWEVGSPKGGYFSPWNNPKLPNETPGENLSMRLAKETSKFIEGNKDKPFFVMLSFYAVHGPIQTSEERWNKYRDKAEIQGIKDNGFKMERVLPIRTEQDNPVYAGLIEQMDDAVGVVLQKLKELGLDENTIVVFTSDNGGVASGDSFSTSNLPLRGGKGYQWGGGIREPYFIKVPYVKDAPKTVDVPVTGADFYPTLIDFAGLEALPNQTQDGISLKPLFEKGNVNERPLFWHYPHYGNQGGEPSSIIRKGDYKLIHYYEDGSNELYNLIQDPAEQNNIAADEKDRVQDLEKELMSYLESVNANMPTKEPQFDEELAKEIHKNRKEKLMPRLEKERLELLSKDYSPNPTWWDSKLTGD
- a CDS encoding gamma carbonic anhydrase family protein; this translates as MIVKGVNGKHPSFGKDIFLAENATVVGDVEMGDYCSVWFNAVVRGDVHYIKIGNKVNIQDGAVIHCTYKKYPTTIGNNVSIGHNAIVHGCTIQDNVLIGMGSIVMDNCVVESNAIIAAGAVVTQNTRVESGAIYAGVPAKKVKDISEDLSKNEVERIANSYVTYASWFKGD
- a CDS encoding type IX secretion system membrane protein PorP/SprF, which gives rise to MAFFARFGAFVLLVLSLANTYAQEGIPVYFDYLSDNYYLIHPSMAGVSQGGKIRLTARKQWFDVERAPALQTMSANVRVGEKSGVGAILFNDRNGYHSQTGMKLTYAHHLTLSDYRDGVNQLSFGLNVGFLQSRLDESEFVSIIPDPIITGTSNNVNYFNIDAGMSYNFLEFYAHFTVRNLLGSGRDLYSAEEIDNLRRYLFSAGYVFGKNLWQVEPSFLLQFAEYTEESSVDLNAKVYRELDFGTVWGGLSYRRSFDGAQYEIGGGTTSQKLQLVTPFIGVNLKHFMFSYNYSYQQGDIRFDEGGFHQITIGYDFGQGEKRYNCKCPAVN
- a CDS encoding DUF1328 domain-containing protein, coding for MLRWTIIFLIIAIIAAVFGFGGIAGASAGIAKILFFIFVVLFLITLISRIAKR
- a CDS encoding NifU family protein, with the protein product MESFKIKIQPTNRPAIVKFEANKFLTRKQNYEFKNVDEAKNSPLAKQLFYLPFTKTVYISGNFVAVERYDIVEWPDVQNEVAEQIENYLNSGEPVIIEDENTPSKVPVTVYAESTPNPAALKFVCNKKLVLSTYEFKNIEEAKNSPLASGLFHFPFVKEVFIDENYISILKYDIAEWDDIVVELREYIRKYIEEGKEIVLDAAAASSPNAQTATTNNKSVDTENLDDTSKEIIDILEEYVKPAVASDGGNILFQSYDENSKTVSVILQGACSGCPSSTFTLKNGIENMLKSMLEGKVNEVVAING